In Gossypium arboreum isolate Shixiya-1 chromosome 6, ASM2569848v2, whole genome shotgun sequence, the following are encoded in one genomic region:
- the LOC108484846 gene encoding early nodulin-93-like — MATSVAQSSSTLASLDQKVALAKRCSHEGVVAGAKAAIVASIATAIPTMASVRMLPWARANLNHTAQALIITTAAYFIVADKIILATARKNSFKHVPNMKP, encoded by the exons ATGGCTACAAGCGTGGCTCAATCTTCTTCTACCTTGGCTTCACTTGACCAAAAGGTGGCCCTTGCCAAGCGCTGCTCTCATG AGGGCGTAGTTGCTGGAGCTAAGGCAGCCATTGTTGCTAGCATTGCCACTGCCATTCCAACT ATGGCCAGTGTGAGAATGCTGCCATGGGCAAGAGCAAATCTTAATCACACTGCACAAGCTCTCATTATCACCACAG CTGCTTATTTTATAGTTGCAGACAAAATTATTTTAGCTACAGCACGCAAGAACTCATTCAAACATGTCCCTAACATGAAACCGTAA